Proteins encoded together in one Neosynechococcus sphagnicola sy1 window:
- a CDS encoding TAXI family TRAP transporter solute-binding subunit, whose product MKKSVPLLALSLLTTLIILSGNVFTATTVVAQQTLSILTGAKTGLYYQAAIELNQVLKPDGFTLKIQESPGSFNNLKELGSGNGDLAFAQQDAFRLLKGVTDQNLAQLAENVDVFAPVNHEVIHIVVNQASGIKSLADLHGKVVAVGPEDSGTYVSAILLYQLSNLDVTRESLLLMSIQDALAKVQTGEIDAAFYTAGVGAPLVERDPSNRRLNVKTPTS is encoded by the coding sequence ATGAAAAAATCGGTACCGCTCCTGGCTTTATCACTATTGACAACCCTGATCATCCTTTCTGGGAATGTATTCACGGCCACCACCGTGGTTGCCCAGCAAACCCTGAGCATTCTCACGGGCGCGAAAACGGGCTTGTATTATCAGGCGGCAATAGAACTCAATCAGGTGCTCAAGCCCGATGGGTTTACCTTGAAGATTCAAGAGTCACCGGGTTCCTTTAACAATCTTAAAGAGCTGGGCAGTGGCAATGGCGATCTCGCCTTTGCCCAACAGGATGCCTTTAGATTACTCAAGGGAGTCACCGATCAAAATCTAGCTCAACTCGCTGAGAATGTTGATGTTTTTGCCCCTGTGAATCATGAGGTGATTCACATTGTAGTCAATCAAGCGTCGGGGATTAAGAGCTTAGCAGACTTGCACGGCAAGGTGGTTGCGGTTGGCCCCGAAGACTCTGGAACCTACGTCAGTGCGATTTTGCTCTACCAACTCAGCAACTTAGATGTCACCCGCGAAAGTCTGTTGCTGATGAGTATCCAAGATGCCCTCGCCAAGGTGCAGACAGGGGAAATTGATGCGGCCTTCTACACGGCTGGGGTGGGAGCCCCCCTTGTTGAGAGAGATCCCAGCAACCGCAGGCTCAACGTTAAAACTCCTACCAGTTGA
- a CDS encoding DUF2949 domain-containing protein yields the protein MPTTSYANYAPLIRFLEEDLAISTDSIATALRHQEEDPGLLPMVLWRYGLITLEQLDRIFDWLETA from the coding sequence GTGCCCACTACAAGTTACGCAAATTATGCCCCGCTGATTCGCTTTTTAGAAGAAGATTTAGCCATTTCAACCGACTCCATTGCAACCGCTCTGCGTCACCAAGAGGAAGATCCCGGTTTGTTGCCGATGGTACTGTGGCGGTACGGTTTGATTACCCTGGAGCAACTCGATCGCATCTTTGATTGGCTAGAGACTGCTTAA
- a CDS encoding DUF192 domain-containing protein: MKSSIPLLRWILAGSCASLLAGVCAATVSGFNLGIAAPAPRQTLAALGQTLPITAQTQVGNQIIRLEVAQTPEQKSLGLMYRSALAADQGMLFPFEPAQVVNFWMRNVSISLDMVFLYQGQVKAIAANVPPCQQPSCPTYGPSGLVDQVVELRGGRAAELGLQVGDRLPIEFLPLGNTPAGQ; encoded by the coding sequence ATGAAATCATCAATTCCACTGCTGAGATGGATATTAGCGGGCAGCTGTGCTAGCCTACTGGCCGGAGTTTGTGCCGCCACCGTTTCTGGATTTAACCTGGGGATTGCTGCTCCCGCGCCGCGCCAGACCCTAGCTGCCCTGGGACAGACGTTACCGATTACCGCCCAGACCCAGGTAGGGAATCAGATTATTCGCTTAGAGGTTGCCCAAACTCCGGAACAAAAGTCTCTGGGATTGATGTATCGATCAGCTTTAGCTGCGGATCAGGGGATGTTGTTCCCCTTTGAACCCGCACAGGTCGTCAACTTTTGGATGCGGAATGTCTCGATTTCCCTGGACATGGTATTTCTCTACCAGGGGCAGGTAAAGGCGATCGCAGCCAATGTACCACCCTGTCAACAACCGTCTTGCCCAACCTACGGCCCCTCTGGGCTGGTGGATCAGGTGGTGGAATTACGAGGGGGGCGGGCTGCTGAGTTAGGCCTTCAAGTGGGCGATCGCCTGCCCATTGAGTTCTTGCCCCTTGGAAATACCCCTGCTGGGCAATAG
- a CDS encoding NAD(+) kinase: MPKAGIIYNDTKPTACRVAEDLRDKLRRYGWEVVVTTGAGGILGYSSPEKPICHSSIDLLAPPGFDAEMRFAIVLGGDGTVLAAFRQIAPAGIPLLTVNTGHMGFLTETYVNQLPQALERLLAEDYEIEERAMLTVQVFRDEYCVWEALCLNEMVLHREPLTCMCHFEIEIGRHALVDIAADGLIISTPTGSTAYSLSAGGPVIAPGVPVMQLVPICPHSLASRALVFADHEPVTIYPVNPNRLVMVVDGNAGCYVLPEDRLRLARSHYRARFIRLQAPEFFHVLREKLGWGLPHIAKPTSVELP, translated from the coding sequence GTGCCCAAAGCTGGGATTATTTACAACGACACAAAACCCACAGCCTGTCGGGTTGCTGAAGACTTACGGGACAAACTGAGACGCTACGGTTGGGAGGTTGTAGTGACCACGGGTGCAGGTGGCATTCTTGGCTACTCTAGTCCTGAAAAGCCTATTTGTCACTCCTCCATTGATCTGCTTGCCCCCCCTGGATTTGATGCCGAGATGCGCTTTGCCATTGTCTTAGGCGGAGATGGTACAGTCCTGGCTGCCTTTCGTCAGATTGCCCCTGCAGGGATTCCACTGCTAACCGTCAACACGGGGCATATGGGATTTCTCACCGAAACCTATGTAAACCAGCTCCCCCAGGCACTGGAACGACTGCTGGCAGAGGACTATGAAATTGAAGAACGGGCAATGTTGACGGTGCAAGTGTTTCGAGACGAGTATTGTGTCTGGGAAGCGCTTTGTTTGAACGAAATGGTACTGCATCGGGAACCCCTGACGTGCATGTGCCACTTTGAAATTGAAATCGGTCGTCATGCCCTGGTTGACATTGCTGCGGACGGTCTGATTATCTCCACCCCCACGGGATCAACCGCCTATTCTCTAAGTGCAGGGGGGCCTGTGATTGCTCCAGGGGTGCCAGTGATGCAGTTGGTTCCCATCTGCCCCCATTCTCTGGCCTCGCGGGCGCTGGTTTTTGCCGATCATGAGCCCGTCACCATCTATCCGGTGAATCCCAACCGCTTGGTGATGGTGGTTGATGGCAATGCGGGTTGCTATGTTTTACCCGAAGATCGGCTGCGCTTGGCGCGATCGCACTATAGAGCCCGATTTATTCGCCTGCAAGCACCTGAGTTTTTCCATGTCCTGCGAGAAAAGCTGGGTTGGGGATTACCTCACATTGCCAAACCCACCTCCGTTGAACTGCCCTAA
- the nblR gene encoding response regulator transcription factor NblR encodes MSFDQSPRVLLIETDAAFAQHIKLDLEEAGYQTAIASDANHGLRQVQELQPALVVVDRMLAGESGLWFCNQLRRTGLRIPVLMLMARDTLEDRIACLESGADDYFLKPYRSEDFLKVIRLYLQPSVSTTEQLRFGDLALDLSTRRLLRNERGIDLTMKEFELLKYFMEHPREVLTREQILENVWGYDFMGESNVIEVYIRYLRLKIEDEGEKRLIQTVRGVGYVLRET; translated from the coding sequence ATGTCCTTTGACCAAAGTCCTCGGGTCTTGCTGATAGAGACGGATGCAGCCTTTGCCCAGCACATCAAGCTGGATCTAGAAGAAGCGGGGTACCAAACTGCGATCGCCTCGGATGCCAACCATGGGTTACGCCAGGTTCAGGAACTGCAACCGGCTCTGGTCGTGGTGGATCGAATGCTGGCGGGAGAATCAGGGCTGTGGTTTTGTAACCAACTGCGGCGAACCGGACTGCGGATTCCGGTGTTAATGTTGATGGCGCGAGACACCTTAGAGGATCGGATTGCCTGCTTAGAGTCCGGTGCAGACGATTACTTCCTCAAGCCCTACAGATCGGAGGATTTTCTCAAGGTGATTCGCCTGTACTTACAACCCAGCGTCAGCACGACGGAACAACTGCGATTTGGCGATCTGGCATTAGATCTCAGCACCCGGCGGTTGCTCCGGAACGAGCGAGGCATTGACTTGACCATGAAGGAGTTTGAACTGCTGAAGTATTTTATGGAACATCCTCGGGAGGTGTTAACCAGAGAACAAATTCTCGAGAATGTCTGGGGATACGACTTTATGGGAGAATCAAACGTCATTGAAGTCTATATTCGTTACCTGCGCTTGAAAATTGAGGATGAAGGTGAGAAACGCCTGATCCAAACCGTGAGAGGGGTGGGCTACGTTCTACGAGAAACCTAA
- a CDS encoding 7-carboxy-7-deazaguanine synthase QueE — MSTSSTANSRTARLIEVFSAIQGEGQNVGTRQIFIRFAQCDLRCHFCDSVHTWEVPESCRIERSPGERDFETHVNPVTQEHLLQWVQRQHQPGLHDSISLTGGEPLLHASFLQSFLPLVRQQTSLPVYLETGGHRPQQLRQILTHLDSIGMDLKLPSVSGETWWQAHRQCLQAAHSAGVEVFVKIIIAAQTDLTDLLQAAQLVAAVSPEIPVFLQPVTPLEQLHPKQVPLAVPRPDQVLAWQSLLKQTLQWVRVIPQTHKMIAQL, encoded by the coding sequence TTGAGCACTTCCTCGACTGCTAACTCGCGAACTGCCCGTCTGATTGAAGTCTTTTCCGCTATTCAGGGGGAAGGGCAGAACGTCGGCACCCGGCAAATTTTTATCCGGTTTGCCCAGTGCGATCTGCGGTGTCATTTCTGCGATAGCGTCCATACCTGGGAGGTTCCAGAGAGCTGTCGCATCGAGCGATCGCCCGGAGAACGTGACTTTGAAACCCATGTCAACCCAGTAACACAGGAACACCTATTGCAGTGGGTACAGCGACAGCATCAACCGGGGCTTCATGACAGCATTAGCCTCACAGGGGGGGAACCCTTGCTCCATGCCTCGTTTTTACAAAGCTTTCTTCCCTTAGTCCGGCAGCAGACTTCCTTGCCCGTTTATTTAGAAACAGGGGGACATCGTCCCCAGCAACTACGCCAGATCCTGACCCACTTGGATTCCATTGGCATGGACTTGAAGCTCCCGAGCGTCAGTGGCGAAACTTGGTGGCAGGCTCATAGGCAATGCCTCCAGGCTGCCCATAGCGCTGGGGTAGAGGTCTTTGTCAAAATTATTATCGCTGCGCAAACGGACTTGACAGACTTGCTGCAGGCAGCACAGCTGGTTGCCGCCGTCAGCCCTGAAATCCCTGTATTTTTGCAGCCCGTGACTCCTCTAGAACAGTTGCATCCCAAGCAAGTTCCGTTGGCGGTTCCCCGACCCGATCAAGTGCTGGCATGGCAGTCCTTACTCAAGCAAACCTTACAATGGGTACGGGTGATCCCCCAGACTCACAAGATGATTGCCCAGTTGTAA
- a CDS encoding TAXI family TRAP transporter solute-binding subunit produces MREIPATAGSTLKLLPVDRKFLDDRQEILTRFNLLYLPQQIPANTYPWQPQAVDAIATVSFLYVNHNLDQQTVYNLAKAAYPKAPKLQAIDSFWTLFSIANAKSPTFKAVDYHVGVKKFLAEQ; encoded by the coding sequence TTGAGAGAGATCCCAGCAACCGCAGGCTCAACGTTAAAACTCCTACCAGTTGATCGCAAATTTCTTGATGATCGCCAGGAAATTTTAACCCGATTTAACCTGCTCTACCTGCCTCAACAGATTCCGGCCAATACCTATCCTTGGCAACCCCAAGCAGTGGACGCGATCGCCACAGTCTCTTTCCTGTACGTCAACCACAATCTGGATCAGCAGACAGTTTACAACTTGGCGAAGGCTGCTTACCCCAAAGCACCTAAACTTCAGGCGATAGATTCTTTCTGGACTCTCTTTAGCATTGCTAATGCCAAAAGTCCTACCTTCAAGGCCGTTGACTATCACGTAGGGGTGAAAAAGTTCCTGGCAGAACAATAG
- a CDS encoding acylphosphatase, with amino-acid sequence MSDADVIGVHIWITGKVQGVAYRAVTRQVAVQLGLGGWVRNLPDGRVEAVFEGDRQRVEQMLAWCRQGPPAAVVSDVTAEAMLPLGITSFQILP; translated from the coding sequence ATGTCTGACGCTGATGTGATCGGAGTCCATATTTGGATCACGGGCAAGGTACAAGGTGTTGCCTATCGAGCGGTAACGCGCCAAGTGGCAGTCCAGTTAGGCTTGGGAGGTTGGGTGCGGAATTTACCCGATGGTCGGGTGGAAGCGGTCTTTGAGGGCGATCGCCAGCGGGTGGAGCAAATGCTAGCCTGGTGTCGCCAAGGCCCCCCCGCTGCGGTGGTCTCCGATGTGACGGCTGAAGCCATGCTCCCCCTGGGGATCACGTCATTTCAAATCTTGCCTTGA